The following are encoded in a window of Candidatus Acidulodesulfobacterium acidiphilum genomic DNA:
- the pdxA gene encoding 4-hydroxythreonine-4-phosphate dehydrogenase PdxA — MNEESRFIGITMGDPGGIGPEIAIKSVKHFIENEAEYIKPIIFGSFENIEYTSQNIIKTDIPINLIKPDSFIDYAYQTGKINVIDLASKSYAQVKYGNVNHTYAKDVEKFIETAVDFSIKEKILGFATAPINKDMMLKGGARFGGHTELLGYLAGSDDFAMLFYSDKLITILSTIHIPISEVPVKITKNLLRKIIKISIEWLKKDLGKNSPNIAVLGLNPHAGENGRIGNEEKEIIVPVIEEFKNYKENIAGPFPADSFFAEKYKKFDLIVAMYHDQALIPFKLLSFHKGVNVTAGLKFIRTSPVHGTAYDIAGKNKADCGSMIESIKLVGRISENRKRWKER; from the coding sequence TTGAATGAAGAGAGCCGTTTTATAGGCATTACTATGGGCGACCCCGGTGGAATAGGGCCGGAAATAGCAATTAAGTCCGTTAAGCATTTCATAGAAAACGAAGCCGAATATATTAAACCGATTATTTTCGGATCTTTTGAAAATATAGAATATACTTCGCAAAATATAATAAAAACCGATATCCCTATAAATTTAATTAAGCCTGATTCTTTTATAGATTATGCTTATCAAACAGGAAAAATAAACGTAATAGATTTAGCTTCTAAATCTTATGCGCAGGTTAAGTATGGAAACGTTAACCACACTTATGCAAAAGACGTCGAAAAATTTATAGAAACCGCAGTTGATTTTTCTATAAAAGAAAAAATACTAGGTTTTGCTACTGCTCCTATAAATAAAGATATGATGCTTAAGGGAGGGGCAAGATTCGGCGGACACACCGAGCTATTAGGGTATTTAGCAGGTTCCGACGATTTTGCCATGCTTTTCTATTCGGATAAACTTATTACAATTCTTTCGACTATTCATATACCTATTTCGGAAGTTCCAGTTAAAATTACTAAAAATCTGCTAAGAAAAATAATAAAAATTTCTATAGAATGGTTAAAAAAAGACCTGGGGAAAAATAGTCCTAATATTGCCGTTCTAGGTTTAAATCCTCATGCGGGGGAAAACGGAAGAATAGGAAACGAAGAGAAAGAAATTATAGTTCCCGTTATAGAGGAATTTAAAAATTATAAAGAAAATATAGCCGGCCCTTTCCCTGCGGATAGTTTTTTTGCCGAAAAATATAAAAAATTCGATTTAATCGTTGCTATGTATCACGATCAGGCGTTGATACCTTTTAAACTGCTTTCGTTTCATAAGGGGGTCAACGTTACGGCGGGTTTAAAATTTATCAGGACGTCACCGGTTCACGGAACGGCTTACGATATTGCCGGTAAGAACAAGGCTGATTGCGGCAGTATGATAGAATCCATAAAATTAGTCGGCAGGATATCGGAGAATAGAAAAAGATGGAAAGAAAGATAG
- the mfd gene encoding transcription-repair coupling factor, with amino-acid sequence MDLEPLDLKTLAAFSLDAASFIEREKGIFIFLCDNYASAKALYGNLSFFSSQKIFFCEEIIPVSLLYDLRQTASAAVVTTPISFFSKVPEPDSLLNSFIHIKKGSNFSRDVFIETLASYGYERTNIIENENEFAVRGEIIDISNADSLYPVRIDFFDETVEDLRYFDLNTQLSIKSIDAFTVFPVKSNYYPKTINISESVPNSVLYIEEPETELLDFLNRGTDNKNSFNRILNNLNKFYYFNIKKSSIYYGIKNDTGNNIGEKFSEIKSVNSRFAEKLKYENGKLNLTLIRKIILNLINKEYKVTVVSKNEIHRERLKNIFASIGLSEEEIQNGLFKIINGNVSSGFISKKDKLFLIKGEELFREHLDIVSESSSRLKTSGLDYFKSIEELNPGDYVVHDEFGIAQFTEIRNITLNGISSDYFTLMFEGGDKLFVPSEKIYLLHKYISSSEDNAPVLNRLGNKSWEKAKTKAKKKIEEIAEDLKVLYAKRMTDRGFAFSPEDEEYREFEENFEFEETEDQARAIKEVLRDMQGNKPMDRLICGDVGFGKTEVAIRAAFKAAMDGKQVALIAPTTILVDQHYQNFKKRFDKYPVKIAHISRFVKKNEEKEIVKGIKSGEIDIIIGTHKLLSEKIEYKDIGLLIIDEEQKFGALQKEKIKKLRYSIDVLAMSATPIPRTLYMSMSGIRDLSIISTPPSGRKNVITEIANYDEEIIKKAIFNEISRGGQVYFIDNRISHLDSVRDRLAKIMPDIRIGVVHGRLQPEKIMDIMHIFHDKGYDILLSTAIIESGLDNPNVNTIIINNAEKLGLSQLYQLRGRVGRSHIQAYCYAVTGTPVENISPEQLKRLVAVKEYSELSSGFKLAMADLEIRGAGNILGGAQSGHINSVGLEMCMQMLKEEIEKMRGVILPAQINPEVKTNLSAYIPKSYIEDEKTKTSFYRKLANCVTINDVENIKKEFEDRFGRMEDSVKNLLKIAELKINMKNCKVSIIEIKDAEFIMEFHNSAASIFERLIKFINDKESSSEYIINFIDEFKMRLRFKHLDSKQDKIEKAKIILQRLYGYVNI; translated from the coding sequence ATAGATTTGGAACCATTAGATTTAAAAACGCTTGCCGCTTTTTCTTTAGACGCTGCTTCGTTTATAGAAAGAGAGAAAGGAATATTTATTTTTTTATGCGATAATTACGCCTCCGCTAAAGCTTTGTACGGCAACCTGTCGTTTTTTTCTTCGCAGAAAATATTTTTCTGCGAAGAAATAATCCCCGTAAGCCTTTTGTATGATTTAAGGCAAACCGCCTCTGCCGCTGTAGTTACGACTCCTATTTCTTTTTTCTCTAAAGTGCCGGAGCCGGACAGCCTTCTTAACTCGTTTATCCATATAAAAAAAGGTTCAAACTTTTCGCGCGACGTTTTTATAGAAACTCTCGCTTCGTACGGCTATGAAAGAACGAATATTATAGAAAACGAAAACGAATTTGCTGTAAGAGGGGAAATAATAGACATAAGCAATGCAGATTCTCTTTATCCGGTCAGGATCGATTTTTTTGACGAAACCGTAGAAGATTTGCGGTATTTTGACCTCAATACGCAGTTAAGCATTAAAAGCATAGATGCATTTACCGTATTCCCCGTAAAATCTAATTATTATCCTAAAACTATAAATATATCCGAATCCGTTCCGAATTCGGTTTTATACATAGAAGAACCCGAAACCGAACTTTTAGATTTTTTAAACCGCGGCACGGATAATAAAAATAGTTTTAATAGGATTTTAAATAATTTAAATAAATTTTATTATTTTAATATTAAAAAATCTTCGATATATTACGGAATTAAAAACGATACCGGCAATAACATAGGGGAAAAATTTTCGGAAATAAAATCGGTAAATAGCCGTTTTGCCGAAAAGTTAAAATATGAAAACGGCAAATTAAATCTAACTCTAATAAGAAAAATAATCCTCAATCTTATAAATAAAGAATACAAGGTAACCGTCGTTTCCAAAAACGAAATTCACAGGGAAAGGCTTAAAAATATTTTTGCTTCCATAGGATTAAGCGAAGAAGAAATACAAAACGGATTATTTAAAATTATTAACGGTAACGTTTCATCAGGTTTTATATCTAAAAAAGATAAACTTTTTTTAATTAAAGGGGAAGAACTTTTCAGGGAACATTTAGATATCGTTTCCGAAAGTTCAAGCCGGTTAAAAACTTCGGGATTAGATTATTTTAAAAGCATAGAAGAGCTGAATCCCGGAGATTACGTAGTCCACGACGAGTTCGGAATTGCACAGTTTACCGAAATTAGAAATATTACGCTCAACGGCATATCGTCCGATTATTTTACCCTTATGTTTGAAGGAGGAGATAAGCTATTCGTTCCGTCGGAAAAAATTTATCTTTTACATAAGTATATATCTTCTTCCGAAGATAATGCTCCGGTTTTAAACAGACTCGGCAATAAATCATGGGAGAAAGCCAAGACCAAAGCAAAAAAGAAAATTGAAGAAATTGCGGAAGATTTAAAAGTTCTTTACGCAAAAAGAATGACGGACAGGGGGTTTGCATTTTCTCCGGAAGATGAAGAATATAGAGAATTCGAGGAAAATTTTGAATTTGAAGAAACGGAAGACCAGGCAAGAGCCATTAAAGAAGTTTTACGGGATATGCAGGGCAATAAACCTATGGACAGGCTGATATGCGGAGACGTCGGATTCGGCAAAACCGAGGTAGCTATTAGAGCGGCTTTCAAAGCGGCTATGGACGGCAAGCAGGTTGCCTTAATAGCTCCTACTACTATTTTAGTAGACCAGCATTATCAAAATTTTAAAAAAAGATTTGATAAGTATCCCGTAAAAATTGCCCATATCTCAAGATTCGTCAAGAAGAACGAAGAAAAAGAAATCGTTAAAGGAATTAAAAGCGGAGAGATAGATATAATAATCGGGACGCATAAATTGCTGTCGGAAAAAATAGAATATAAGGATATAGGTCTTCTGATTATCGACGAAGAACAAAAATTCGGCGCACTGCAGAAAGAAAAAATAAAAAAATTAAGATATTCGATAGACGTTTTGGCGATGAGCGCAACTCCTATTCCGAGGACGCTTTATATGTCTATGTCGGGAATAAGGGACTTAAGCATTATAAGCACGCCTCCTTCCGGTCGAAAAAACGTTATAACGGAAATAGCAAACTACGACGAAGAGATAATAAAGAAAGCGATATTTAACGAAATAAGCAGAGGCGGACAGGTTTATTTTATCGATAACAGGATATCCCATTTAGATTCCGTTCGCGACAGGCTTGCTAAAATTATGCCGGATATAAGAATAGGGGTAGTTCACGGGAGGTTACAGCCTGAAAAAATTATGGATATTATGCATATTTTTCACGATAAAGGATACGACATCCTGCTTTCGACCGCCATAATAGAATCGGGATTGGACAATCCTAACGTAAATACGATTATTATAAATAATGCCGAAAAATTAGGGCTTAGCCAGCTTTATCAATTAAGGGGAAGGGTCGGGAGATCGCACATTCAGGCATATTGCTATGCCGTTACTGGAACGCCCGTTGAAAATATAAGCCCGGAACAATTAAAAAGGCTAGTCGCCGTTAAAGAATACAGCGAATTGAGTTCGGGATTTAAACTTGCCATGGCGGATTTGGAAATAAGGGGAGCGGGGAATATTTTGGGAGGAGCGCAATCAGGACATATAAACTCGGTCGGTCTTGAGATGTGCATGCAGATGTTGAAGGAAGAAATTGAAAAAATGCGCGGCGTAATATTGCCTGCACAGATTAATCCGGAAGTTAAGACTAATTTATCCGCTTATATTCCTAAAAGCTATATAGAAGACGAAAAAACAAAGACCTCTTTTTACAGAAAACTGGCTAATTGCGTAACTATTAACGACGTGGAAAATATAAAAAAGGAGTTTGAAGACAGATTCGGCAGGATGGAAGATTCCGTTAAAAATCTGTTAAAAATTGCAGAACTTAAAATTAATATGAAAAATTGCAAAGTAAGCATTATAGAGATTAAAGATGCCGAGTTTATTATGGAATTTCATAATTCGGCGGCGTCCATTTTTGAAAGGCTGATAAAATTTATAAACGATAAAGAATCTTCGTCTGAATATATAATTAATTTTATAGACGAATTTAAAATGAGGCTAAGATTTAAACATTTAGATTCTAAGCAGGATAAAATAGAGAAAGCTAAAATTATCTTGCAACGATTATACGGCTATGTTAATATTTAA
- a CDS encoding pyruvate, phosphate dikinase, with the protein MGKFVYFFGNKKADGDGSMKNLLGGKGAGLAEMTNLGIRVPAGFTITTEVCTYFYEHGKKYPDELKSEVKENIKKMEDAMGSKFGDAKNPLLVSVRSGARVSMPGMMDTVLNLGLNETTIKGLIEKSGNERFAYDTYRRFIQMFSNVVLGIDSGIMESILADKKKEKSVKNDNELNEADLRYLVSEFKKVVEKEKGIKFPDDPEEQLWMGISAVFESWNVPRAITYRKLNKIPENWGTAVNVVSMVYGNMGETSATGVAFTRNPSTGENGFYGEYLINAQGEDVVAGIRTPQPVNELSKKNSEDLSLEKAMPAVYKDLLEYASRLEKHYKDMLDLEFTIQEGILYMLQVRTGKRTAKAAVKIAVDMVKEGMIDKKTAVLRIDPYSIAQLMYPAVDLSAKKDVIAKGLPASPGAASGEVVFSAEEAEAEVKKGKKVILVRMETSPEDIHGMSVSEGILTARGGMTSHAAVVARGMGKCAVTGCSVLEINEKKGEITVGNRNIKIGDIITLNGSNGEVYSGYVKMITPEINEDFRTIMKYADEFRKLSVRANADTPEDAKVARGYGAEGIGLCRTEHMFFKGDRIKAVREMILSETAAERQKALAKLLPMQKSDFIELYEEMKGYSVNIRLLDPPLHEFLPKTEKDIRELSEIMGISYERLSAKTASLHEVNPMLGHRGCRLGVSYPEIYEMQVQAIMEAACEFYKNGNKIIPEIMIPVVGIYEEIRLLKELVDKKAAEVMNKYGTKLDYLVGTMIELPRACMVADEIAGEAEFFSFGTNDLTQTTFGFSRDDIGSFLPDYLNKNILKTDPFMELDRSGVGELMKIAVRKGKETRKDIKLGICGEHGGDPSSIEFCHSINLNYVSCSPYRVPVAIISSAQASIKEVKS; encoded by the coding sequence ATGGGTAAATTCGTTTATTTTTTCGGCAACAAAAAGGCGGACGGCGATGGTTCCATGAAAAATTTGCTTGGCGGAAAAGGAGCCGGTTTGGCGGAGATGACTAACCTCGGCATAAGAGTTCCTGCCGGTTTTACGATAACCACGGAAGTTTGTACTTATTTTTATGAACACGGCAAAAAATATCCCGATGAATTAAAAAGCGAGGTAAAAGAAAATATAAAAAAGATGGAAGATGCAATGGGGTCTAAGTTCGGCGACGCTAAAAATCCCCTGTTGGTTTCCGTAAGAAGCGGGGCAAGGGTATCGATGCCCGGAATGATGGACACGGTTTTAAATCTCGGATTGAACGAGACTACCATTAAAGGCCTTATCGAAAAATCGGGCAACGAAAGATTTGCATACGATACATACAGAAGATTTATTCAGATGTTTTCAAACGTAGTTCTTGGAATAGATTCCGGAATTATGGAATCTATTTTAGCAGATAAAAAGAAAGAAAAATCGGTTAAAAACGACAACGAATTAAATGAAGCCGATCTTCGCTATCTGGTATCGGAATTTAAAAAAGTCGTGGAAAAAGAAAAAGGAATAAAATTTCCAGACGATCCAGAGGAGCAGTTGTGGATGGGCATTTCTGCCGTTTTTGAATCTTGGAACGTACCGAGAGCTATAACATACAGAAAGCTCAATAAAATACCTGAAAACTGGGGAACCGCAGTAAACGTTGTTTCTATGGTTTACGGAAATATGGGAGAAACTTCCGCAACCGGAGTAGCGTTTACCAGAAATCCTTCTACCGGAGAAAACGGTTTTTACGGCGAATATCTTATTAATGCGCAGGGCGAAGACGTCGTGGCGGGAATAAGGACGCCTCAGCCCGTCAACGAACTTTCCAAGAAAAATTCCGAAGATCTTTCTTTGGAAAAAGCTATGCCCGCAGTATATAAAGACCTTCTGGAATATGCAAGCCGGCTGGAAAAACATTATAAAGATATGCTTGACCTCGAGTTTACTATTCAGGAAGGCATACTTTACATGCTTCAGGTAAGGACGGGAAAAAGGACGGCGAAAGCAGCGGTTAAAATTGCGGTAGATATGGTCAAGGAAGGTATGATAGATAAAAAAACAGCCGTTTTAAGAATAGACCCCTATTCTATAGCGCAGCTTATGTATCCGGCGGTAGATCTCAGCGCAAAAAAAGACGTTATAGCAAAAGGGCTTCCTGCTTCGCCCGGAGCGGCAAGCGGCGAAGTGGTTTTTTCGGCAGAAGAAGCGGAAGCAGAAGTAAAAAAAGGCAAAAAAGTAATATTGGTAAGAATGGAGACTTCTCCCGAAGATATACACGGAATGAGCGTTTCCGAAGGTATTCTTACCGCCAGGGGAGGCATGACTTCCCACGCCGCCGTAGTTGCGAGAGGTATGGGGAAATGCGCCGTTACCGGCTGTTCGGTTCTTGAAATTAACGAAAAGAAAGGGGAGATAACAGTCGGAAACAGAAACATAAAAATAGGAGATATTATTACGTTAAACGGATCCAACGGGGAAGTTTATTCCGGTTACGTAAAAATGATAACGCCGGAAATAAACGAAGATTTCAGGACGATAATGAAATATGCGGATGAGTTTAGAAAATTGAGCGTAAGGGCAAATGCGGATACTCCCGAGGATGCAAAAGTTGCGCGCGGTTACGGAGCCGAAGGCATAGGACTTTGCAGAACGGAGCATATGTTCTTTAAAGGCGACAGAATAAAAGCCGTCAGAGAGATGATTCTTTCCGAAACGGCTGCGGAAAGACAAAAAGCACTTGCTAAGCTTCTCCCCATGCAAAAATCCGACTTTATAGAATTATACGAAGAAATGAAGGGCTACTCGGTAAACATAAGGCTTCTTGACCCGCCGCTGCATGAATTTCTTCCGAAAACGGAAAAAGACATAAGAGAGTTATCCGAAATTATGGGTATTTCATACGAGAGGCTCAGCGCAAAGACGGCTTCCCTACACGAAGTCAACCCGATGCTTGGTCACAGAGGCTGCCGTCTGGGAGTAAGTTATCCCGAAATATATGAAATGCAGGTTCAGGCAATTATGGAAGCCGCATGCGAATTTTATAAAAACGGCAACAAGATTATTCCCGAAATTATGATTCCGGTCGTCGGGATTTATGAAGAGATAAGGTTATTAAAGGAATTAGTCGATAAAAAAGCTGCAGAAGTTATGAATAAATACGGCACTAAACTCGACTACTTAGTCGGAACTATGATAGAACTTCCGAGAGCATGTATGGTAGCCGACGAAATAGCGGGCGAGGCCGAATTTTTTTCGTTCGGTACAAACGATCTTACACAGACTACTTTCGGGTTTTCAAGGGACGACATAGGTTCTTTTTTACCCGATTATCTTAATAAAAATATTCTTAAGACAGATCCGTTTATGGAGTTAGACAGAAGCGGTGTAGGCGAATTAATGAAAATTGCCGTACGGAAGGGCAAGGAAACAAGAAAAGATATTAAACTCGGCATATGCGGAGAACACGGAGGCGACCCAAGCTCTATAGAATTTTGCCACAGCATCAATCTTAATTATGTCAGCTGTTCGCCTTACAGGGTTCCGGTTGCAATAATTTCCTCCGCTCAGGCTTCGATTAAAGAGGTGAAATCTTAA
- a CDS encoding glycine--tRNA ligase subunit beta, producing the protein MIYDNSGYYKLSEYLLEIGSGELPYEEVRKIPPALKKIVENFLADELFLAEKPHVETYATPRRTVLFIKELPAKSPDREIEIIGPPVNISYHGGVPAEPLLQFMKKTGISDHKKIYTVNQKKGVYAACKKKIKGALLKDLLAQNIPLFIKKIPFKKTMFWLDKEIRYPRPVLWITSVFDGKTAAFDFGGIKTSNRTYLKPPLSYKMRPVKIYSAQDYFNIISANGIILKNIERKDYIESALKDISKTAGADIPECGEDFIDEIVGLTETPYALLCGFDEKFLSIPQELLSVVMKKHQRFFPLSKSGKLISNFIAIADVNPLNEFKESLEKNIKSGYSRVLSARLADAGFFFNEDTKKKLADFVEETKNIMFYQGLGTYFDKTLRIKNLGLFIGDELNFGAEILSDFKTASGLLKFDLATHAVYEFPEMQGIMGRIYAKAAGENSRISTAIEEHYYPASKTGGDKKKILPSNDLSALCALADKLDTVFAFVMLKKLPSGESDPFYLRRAMIGIIEIILDKKYKINLIKAFDFYFKEFFNDRKLNKEELKNAFINFADTRFKNFMLTSGYKSDEIAAVLNSSVRENFYTEFIKIDFLSKYKENEAIFELSQIYKRINNITYKFSDITVFNEEKLTLYEEKQLISIFKKVSKDIILSLKQNDFKTVLSEMHKLVMPVNAFFDGVMILTEQEEIKNSRIGLLNNILNLFKNFCDFSNLDL; encoded by the coding sequence ATAATTTATGATAATTCGGGTTATTACAAATTGAGCGAATATTTACTCGAAATAGGTTCGGGCGAGCTTCCTTACGAAGAGGTGAGGAAAATACCGCCGGCTTTAAAAAAAATAGTAGAAAATTTTCTCGCCGACGAGCTTTTTCTCGCCGAAAAACCGCATGTCGAAACTTACGCTACTCCAAGACGCACGGTATTGTTTATTAAAGAACTGCCGGCAAAATCGCCGGACAGGGAAATAGAAATAATAGGGCCTCCTGTTAATATTTCGTATCATGGGGGCGTTCCGGCGGAGCCTCTTTTGCAGTTTATGAAAAAAACCGGAATTTCCGACCATAAGAAAATCTATACGGTTAATCAAAAAAAGGGGGTTTACGCCGCATGCAAAAAGAAAATAAAAGGAGCGCTTTTAAAAGATCTGCTTGCACAAAATATACCTTTGTTTATAAAGAAAATCCCCTTTAAAAAAACTATGTTCTGGTTAGATAAGGAAATACGTTATCCAAGGCCTGTTTTATGGATAACGTCGGTATTCGACGGAAAAACAGCGGCGTTTGATTTCGGCGGCATTAAAACCTCTAACCGCACTTACTTAAAACCGCCTTTATCATACAAAATGAGGCCGGTAAAAATATATAGCGCTCAAGATTATTTTAATATAATATCCGCAAACGGGATAATACTAAAAAATATCGAAAGAAAAGATTATATAGAATCTGCATTAAAAGATATATCGAAAACGGCCGGCGCCGATATTCCCGAATGCGGCGAAGATTTTATAGACGAAATAGTGGGACTGACCGAAACTCCTTATGCTTTATTATGCGGATTCGACGAAAAATTTCTTTCTATTCCGCAAGAACTGCTTTCGGTCGTTATGAAAAAACATCAGCGTTTTTTTCCGCTTTCAAAAAGCGGCAAATTAATTTCAAATTTTATTGCTATTGCCGACGTAAATCCTCTTAACGAGTTTAAAGAATCGTTAGAAAAAAATATAAAGTCCGGTTATTCCAGAGTACTTAGCGCACGACTTGCCGACGCGGGATTTTTTTTTAACGAAGATACCAAAAAAAAGCTTGCAGATTTTGTCGAAGAAACTAAAAATATAATGTTTTATCAGGGTTTAGGCACCTATTTCGATAAAACTTTACGCATAAAAAATTTGGGTCTTTTTATTGGAGACGAACTTAATTTCGGCGCAGAAATTTTGTCCGATTTTAAAACGGCTTCCGGTTTGTTAAAATTCGATCTTGCAACCCACGCAGTTTATGAATTTCCTGAAATGCAGGGAATAATGGGCAGGATATACGCTAAAGCGGCAGGAGAAAACTCTCGTATATCAACCGCAATAGAAGAGCATTATTATCCGGCATCCAAAACCGGCGGAGATAAAAAGAAAATACTTCCCTCTAACGATTTATCGGCTTTATGCGCTTTAGCGGACAAATTAGACACGGTTTTTGCTTTTGTAATGCTAAAAAAACTCCCCTCAGGAGAATCCGACCCTTTTTATCTCCGAAGGGCTATGATAGGCATAATAGAAATTATCTTAGATAAAAAATATAAGATTAATTTAATAAAGGCATTTGATTTTTATTTTAAAGAATTTTTTAATGATAGAAAATTAAATAAAGAAGAATTAAAAAATGCTTTTATAAATTTTGCCGATACGAGATTTAAGAATTTTATGCTTACGTCCGGTTATAAATCCGACGAAATAGCCGCCGTATTAAATTCTTCGGTTCGTGAAAATTTTTATACGGAGTTTATTAAAATAGATTTTCTTTCAAAATATAAAGAAAATGAAGCGATTTTTGAACTATCGCAGATATATAAGAGAATTAACAATATTACTTACAAATTTTCCGATATAACGGTTTTTAATGAAGAAAAATTAACTTTGTATGAAGAAAAACAGCTTATTTCAATTTTTAAAAAGGTAAGCAAAGATATAATCTTATCTCTTAAACAAAACGACTTTAAAACGGTTTTAAGCGAAATGCATAAATTGGTCATGCCGGTAAACGCTTTCTTCGACGGCGTCATGATTTTAACCGAACAGGAAGAAATTAAGAATTCAAGGATCGGATTATTAAATAATATTTTGAATCTTTTTAAAAATTTTTGCGATTTTTCCAATTTAGATTTATAA
- a CDS encoding glycine--tRNA ligase subunit alpha, whose translation MKTSGFQQLIFNLQNFWSDFGCVILQPYDIEVGAATFAPYTFLKCLDCMDWRVAYVQPSRRPTDGRYGQNPNRLGKYYQFQVIIQPYIDNIQEIYLDSLKSVDINPIMHDVRFVEDDWESPTLGAWGLGWEVWLDGMEVTQFTYFQQIGGIELSKPAIEITYGLERIAMFLQNKDAVFNLQWNGSFKYGDIHKDDEFQFSKYNFEYSSAEALYNLFNIYEAESKKLLSFRLKELVKPAYEYCLKCSHAFNLLDARGLISVSERMNYILRVRTLAEGCAKLYTGFYSKEEENKNMKPNLK comes from the coding sequence ATTAAAACATCGGGATTTCAACAGCTAATATTTAATCTGCAGAACTTCTGGTCGGACTTTGGGTGCGTAATTCTGCAGCCATACGATATAGAAGTAGGAGCGGCTACATTTGCGCCCTATACGTTTCTTAAGTGCTTGGATTGTATGGACTGGAGAGTCGCTTATGTCCAGCCGTCAAGAAGGCCTACCGACGGGAGGTACGGTCAAAATCCCAACAGATTGGGAAAATATTATCAGTTCCAAGTTATTATACAGCCGTATATCGATAACATACAGGAGATATATTTAGACAGTTTAAAGAGCGTCGATATTAACCCTATTATGCATGACGTCCGGTTTGTAGAAGACGATTGGGAATCGCCTACTCTCGGCGCATGGGGTCTCGGATGGGAAGTCTGGCTCGACGGCATGGAAGTTACTCAGTTTACATATTTTCAGCAGATAGGAGGCATAGAACTTTCCAAACCGGCTATAGAAATTACTTACGGATTGGAGCGGATAGCCATGTTCCTTCAAAATAAAGACGCGGTTTTTAACCTGCAATGGAACGGTTCTTTTAAATACGGCGATATACATAAAGACGACGAATTCCAATTTTCCAAATATAATTTTGAATATTCAAGCGCAGAAGCGCTTTATAATTTATTCAATATATATGAAGCCGAATCGAAAAAACTTCTTTCTTTTCGGCTGAAAGAATTAGTTAAACCTGCTTACGAATATTGCCTGAAGTGTTCGCATGCCTTTAATTTGCTTGATGCAAGAGGGCTTATAAGCGTATCCGAAAGAATGAATTATATATTGAGAGTCAGGACGCTTGCCGAAGGATGCGCAAAACTTTATACGGGATTTTATTCTAAAGAAGAAGAAAATAAAAACATGAAGCCTAATTTAAAATAA
- the nadA gene encoding quinolinate synthase NadA translates to MNNNDENKEENSGSVKYKQKFLKELLRKKNAILLAHNYQRDEIQEIADFQGDSLELSIKANKTDADIIVFCGVRFMAESAAIMNPEKTVILPNENAGCPMVDMITAQDILNLKKDYPDAPVVAYVNTSAECKAVSDICCTSANAVKVVNSLSSKRAIMVPDKNLGSYVQRFTDKEVINWPGYCPPHKRTTPEDIKVLKQKYPGAVFVAHPESSPETIDVADHVSSTSGMYKFVRESTAKYFIIGTERGIMYKMKKENPGKVFIPSNNGLVCPNMKKTHLDDVINSLAQMKNIIKIPEDVRIKARKSIENMLAL, encoded by the coding sequence ATGAATAATAACGACGAAAATAAAGAAGAAAATTCCGGCTCGGTAAAATACAAACAAAAGTTTTTAAAAGAACTTTTAAGAAAAAAAAATGCAATATTGCTTGCCCATAACTATCAGAGGGACGAAATACAAGAAATTGCCGATTTTCAAGGAGATTCGCTTGAACTTTCTATAAAAGCTAATAAAACCGATGCCGATATAATAGTTTTTTGCGGCGTAAGATTTATGGCGGAAAGCGCGGCTATTATGAATCCGGAAAAAACCGTCATTCTTCCAAACGAAAATGCCGGCTGTCCAATGGTTGACATGATAACGGCGCAAGATATTCTTAACTTAAAAAAAGATTATCCCGATGCCCCCGTCGTTGCTTACGTCAACACGTCTGCGGAATGCAAAGCCGTTTCCGATATTTGCTGTACTTCGGCTAACGCCGTTAAAGTCGTTAACTCGTTAAGCTCTAAAAGAGCGATAATGGTTCCCGATAAAAATTTAGGAAGTTACGTTCAAAGGTTTACCGACAAAGAAGTTATAAACTGGCCGGGTTACTGTCCGCCGCATAAAAGAACTACGCCGGAAGATATCAAAGTTCTTAAACAAAAATATCCTGGAGCCGTGTTTGTAGCCCATCCGGAATCTTCACCCGAAACTATCGATGTTGCCGACCATGTTTCATCTACTTCCGGCATGTATAAATTTGTCAGGGAATCAACCGCAAAATATTTTATTATCGGAACCGAAAGGGGCATAATGTATAAAATGAAGAAAGAAAATCCCGGCAAAGTATTTATTCCGTCAAATAATGGTTTAGTCTGTCCTAATATGAAAAAAACGCATTTGGACGATGTTATTAATTCATTGGCTCAGATGAAGAATATTATTAAAATTCCTGAAGACGTTAGAATCAAGGCAAGAAAATCTATTGAAAATATGTTAGCCCTTTAG